One window of the Spirochaetia bacterium 38H-sp genome contains the following:
- the fliS gene encoding flagellar export chaperone FliS, producing the protein MKANNAINAYKQTSIKTASQGKLIIMLYDGAIRNIDSAIELLEQKTRQLDKVHNAIIKAQDIVTELAASLDMEKGGELASNLLSLYLFFDEQLTDANVRKDIEPLRKVRDMLASLRGAWAQVIK; encoded by the coding sequence TTGAAAGCCAATAACGCTATTAATGCGTATAAGCAGACATCAATCAAGACTGCAAGTCAGGGAAAACTGATTATTATGCTCTATGATGGGGCCATAAGAAATATTGATAGTGCCATAGAGCTTCTTGAGCAGAAGACACGACAGCTTGATAAGGTTCATAATGCTATTATCAAGGCACAGGATATTGTAACCGAGCTTGCTGCTTCTTTGGATATGGAGAAGGGCGGTGAGCTGGCGAGTAATCTCCTGAGCCTGTATCTGTTTTTTGACGAGCAACTTACAGATGCCAATGTCAGAAAAGATATTGAGCCGCTAAGAAAGGTGCGTGATATGCTTGCATCTCTCAGAGGAGCTTGGGCGCAGGTTATAAAGTAA
- the flgN gene encoding flagellar export chaperone FlgN gives MNTAYVPVSDEEIKHRVAVLKKLRSYLVKQREHFMAYLSLLDREEDAITSGDVERLELHVEMEHKLLKDIFAFQKVISPLKDMYKAAFPAGNMEIEQLDESIESLKEKALAHNHENRRLLRLQMDVLKEKIANLNIPRFRKNVFSASQKSGMVDILT, from the coding sequence GTGAATACGGCTTATGTTCCAGTATCTGATGAAGAAATAAAACACAGAGTTGCAGTTCTAAAGAAATTGCGATCTTATCTTGTAAAGCAGAGAGAGCATTTTATGGCTTATCTCAGTTTGCTTGACAGAGAAGAGGATGCCATAACTTCTGGTGATGTTGAAAGACTAGAGCTGCATGTTGAAATGGAACATAAGCTTCTGAAAGATATTTTTGCATTTCAAAAGGTGATAAGTCCTCTTAAGGATATGTATAAGGCTGCTTTCCCTGCGGGCAATATGGAGATAGAGCAGCTTGATGAGTCCATAGAAAGTCTCAAGGAAAAGGCTCTTGCACATAACCATGAGAACAGAAGATTGCTTAGATTACAGATGGATGTTCTCAAGGAAAAAATAGCAAATCTTAATATTCCTAGGTTTAGAAAGAATGTTTTCAGTGCTTCACAAAAGAGCGGAATGGTTGATATTCTTACTTGA
- the polA gene encoding DNA polymerase I, producing MKKEPVFLIDAYGLIYRAYFAFIRNPLRTRDGRNTSAIFGFFKMLFRFIREYSPVYCGIILDSKTPTFREQIFAQYKATRQKTPEDLHAQIPLIEDILAEMGFSCVRLDGYEADDIMGTLSVRAEEAGHDCYVVSSDKDLAQLVTRGVRIIRMEKDNFRLMDSDAVKEKWGVSPEQIIDYLALVGDVSDNIPGVEGIGEKGAARLLSLYRDMDDIYAHLDEMSPSIEKKLSQGKERAYLSRELATIKTDVDIDVGIEDLKIGKGRPDRVEALFESHELKSLILDYRELFGVSSGTDKADKETASLISNEEDVRGSYVSVISGVEFDTLCEKIKSVSLLALDTETDSADPFSANIVGISFAFSPGDAYYLPIVSPDTDCLDNSFVLAGLRKAFSSCDALIIGQNIKFDLHVLRRWGLDLSGPFFDTMVAAWVLDAESGNFGMDFLAERYLGWKTLHYTDVVEKGSDFSSVPLDIATSYAAEDADVTFRLYEVLEKELLKEGLVDIFYDIEMPILKLLTDMESRGIRLDADSLRKFSVELDEKLKDIEKTIYACAGHEFNINSTKQLQIVLFEERGLTPTKKTKTGYSTDISVLEELAGIDELPRLILEYRSLFKLKNTYVDVLPSLINPVTGRIHTWYGQTGTATGRISSKDPNLQNIPIKTEEGRRIREAFVPDDGFVFISADYSQIELVILAHLSQDQGLCRSFIDGEDVHRATASLLFSVPVEEVSVEQRRIAKSINFGVMYGMSAFRLARELGIPRKDAADFISAYFEKYSGIKAFIEKVIREAEEQGYSQTIMGRRRRIPYINSKNKTQKMAAERMAVNTAIQGSGADIIKKAMIEIEKLLKEKGLSARMLLQVHDELVFEVPEEECDVTMRAIKSCMESVVKLSVPLRVNVESGKNWGQMH from the coding sequence ATGAAAAAAGAACCGGTTTTTCTTATAGATGCCTACGGGCTTATATATCGTGCTTATTTTGCGTTTATACGCAATCCGCTTAGGACCAGAGACGGTAGAAATACTTCTGCTATCTTTGGTTTCTTTAAGATGTTATTTCGGTTTATCAGAGAATATTCTCCTGTGTATTGCGGTATCATACTTGATTCTAAAACGCCTACTTTCAGAGAACAGATTTTTGCTCAATATAAGGCCACAAGACAGAAGACTCCCGAGGATTTGCATGCTCAGATTCCTCTGATAGAGGATATTTTGGCAGAGATGGGTTTCTCCTGTGTACGTCTTGATGGCTATGAAGCTGATGATATAATGGGAACTCTGTCCGTGAGAGCAGAAGAAGCGGGGCACGATTGTTATGTGGTTTCCAGTGATAAAGACCTTGCACAGCTTGTTACAAGAGGTGTCAGGATTATCCGCATGGAAAAAGATAATTTTAGGCTTATGGATTCAGATGCTGTCAAAGAAAAATGGGGAGTAAGTCCTGAGCAGATTATAGATTATCTTGCACTTGTTGGGGATGTTTCTGATAATATCCCCGGAGTGGAAGGGATAGGAGAGAAAGGGGCTGCAAGGCTTTTGTCTTTATACAGGGACATGGATGATATATATGCGCATCTTGATGAGATGAGTCCCTCAATAGAAAAAAAGCTTTCTCAGGGTAAGGAACGAGCATATCTTAGCAGGGAGTTGGCTACCATAAAAACGGATGTTGATATAGATGTTGGAATAGAAGATCTTAAGATAGGTAAAGGCAGGCCTGATAGGGTTGAGGCTCTTTTTGAGTCTCATGAGCTTAAGAGTCTTATTCTTGATTACAGAGAGCTTTTTGGGGTTTCTTCCGGTACAGATAAGGCTGATAAGGAAACTGCTTCTTTAATTTCCAATGAAGAAGATGTAAGAGGTTCTTATGTCTCTGTTATAAGCGGGGTGGAGTTTGATACACTTTGTGAGAAGATAAAGTCAGTCTCTTTGCTGGCTCTTGATACCGAGACAGATTCTGCCGATCCTTTTTCTGCCAATATCGTGGGTATTTCTTTTGCGTTTTCTCCAGGGGATGCCTATTATCTTCCTATTGTTTCACCCGATACGGATTGTCTTGATAATTCTTTTGTGCTTGCCGGCTTGAGGAAGGCTTTTTCCTCTTGTGATGCACTTATTATAGGCCAAAATATCAAGTTTGATCTGCATGTTTTAAGAAGATGGGGGTTGGATTTGTCCGGGCCTTTTTTTGATACTATGGTTGCTGCATGGGTGCTTGATGCGGAGAGCGGAAATTTTGGCATGGATTTCCTTGCAGAACGTTATCTCGGTTGGAAAACGCTTCATTATACGGATGTTGTGGAGAAAGGAAGCGATTTCTCTTCTGTACCACTTGATATTGCTACATCTTATGCCGCGGAGGATGCGGATGTAACTTTTAGGCTGTATGAGGTACTGGAAAAGGAGCTGCTCAAGGAAGGTCTTGTTGACATCTTTTATGATATAGAGATGCCTATCCTCAAGTTGCTCACAGATATGGAGAGTAGAGGTATACGTCTTGATGCGGACAGCTTGAGAAAATTTTCTGTAGAATTGGATGAAAAGCTAAAGGATATTGAGAAAACTATATATGCTTGTGCTGGCCATGAGTTTAATATCAACTCCACAAAACAACTCCAGATTGTGCTTTTTGAGGAAAGAGGACTTACTCCTACCAAAAAAACTAAGACCGGTTATTCTACGGATATATCGGTGTTGGAAGAACTGGCAGGCATTGATGAGCTCCCACGTCTTATTCTGGAATACAGGAGTCTGTTTAAGCTTAAGAATACTTATGTTGATGTTCTTCCTTCTCTGATAAATCCTGTTACTGGTCGCATACATACCTGGTATGGCCAGACAGGTACTGCCACAGGGCGTATATCAAGTAAGGATCCCAATTTACAGAATATTCCAATCAAGACGGAGGAGGGACGTAGGATACGTGAGGCTTTTGTTCCCGATGATGGTTTTGTTTTTATAAGTGCTGATTATTCTCAAATAGAGCTTGTTATACTTGCTCATCTGTCACAGGATCAAGGATTATGCAGGTCTTTTATTGATGGGGAGGATGTCCACAGGGCAACGGCTTCTCTACTTTTTTCTGTTCCTGTAGAGGAAGTCAGTGTGGAACAGCGTCGTATAGCCAAGAGTATAAATTTTGGTGTTATGTATGGGATGTCTGCTTTTCGCTTGGCACGGGAGCTTGGGATTCCTAGAAAGGATGCTGCTGATTTTATAAGTGCATATTTTGAAAAATACAGCGGTATCAAGGCTTTTATAGAAAAGGTTATCAGAGAGGCAGAGGAACAGGGGTATTCTCAAACCATAATGGGTAGAAGAAGAAGAATCCCATATATCAATAGCAAGAATAAGACACAGAAGATGGCAGCAGAGAGAATGGCTGTAAATACTGCCATACAGGGGTCCGGTGCGGATATCATAAAAAAAGCCATGATAGAGATAGAGAAGCTCCTAAAGGAGAAGGGTTTGTCTGCCAGAATGCTTTTGCAGGTGCATGACGAACTAGTTTTTGAGGTCCCAGAAGAAGAGTGCGATGTCACAATGAGGGCTATAAAATCCTGTATGGAGTCCGTAGTAAAGCTGTCGGTGCCTCTTAGGGTTAATGTAGAATCAGGTAAAAATTGGGGACAGATGCACTAA
- the coaE gene encoding dephospho-CoA kinase (Dephospho-CoA kinase (CoaE) performs the final step in coenzyme A biosynthesis.) yields MKSVFTRPVIGITGPAGCGKSTIARFLAERLGYVYIDVDGLGHEALEKKAKDIENAFGNGVVCDGIVDRRKLGKIVFSSVHELAKLESIVHPYISKRAIAIVSKNNGGVVLDAALLIKLGLADVCSHLLIVKAVVPIRFFRLIRRDGFSLSRILGIFKSQRNLYSQFFLPDVDTKYISNNWGKKRLVEKLDRVIALWGL; encoded by the coding sequence ATGAAGTCTGTATTTACCCGTCCTGTAATAGGTATCACGGGACCTGCCGGATGCGGGAAGAGCACTATAGCACGCTTTTTGGCAGAGAGGCTTGGATATGTCTATATCGATGTGGACGGTCTGGGGCATGAGGCTCTTGAAAAGAAAGCAAAGGATATAGAGAATGCTTTTGGAAATGGTGTTGTCTGCGATGGCATTGTAGACAGAAGAAAATTGGGTAAAATTGTTTTTTCTTCTGTTCATGAACTTGCCAAACTGGAATCCATTGTACATCCCTATATAAGTAAAAGAGCTATAGCTATTGTTTCTAAAAATAACGGTGGGGTCGTTTTGGATGCTGCGCTTTTAATCAAACTGGGGCTTGCTGATGTTTGTTCTCATCTTCTGATCGTAAAAGCTGTAGTTCCGATTCGTTTTTTTAGGCTTATAAGGCGAGATGGTTTTTCTCTATCCCGAATATTGGGGATTTTTAAATCTCAGCGAAATTTATATTCTCAATTTTTTTTACCTGATGTCGATACAAAGTATATAAGCAATAACTGGGGTAAAAAGAGGCTGGTTGAAAAGCTTGATAGGGTTATTGCTCTATGGGGATTGTAA
- a CDS encoding SPOR domain-containing protein, whose product MDKEKILVVLVGVSVFLLVIVVVAVLWLYPAKDDSSVSVVSAGAKAEDSRASVDLFSTIKKGEELPGLLEGEEPVGDGFIAVDTIYGETADNKTGISSDVKVSADSASSSEREKPSNNVDGNKAVASKPSPTPRPTVKAAVKPAPTVAPATVSKEYWIQIASFTSRSKAETVVEELRAKGIVCRILTKTVDNTVYYRVRLGPYSNKSEAEKFLAVVHNIKGYEKSYVSLVYKKS is encoded by the coding sequence ATGGATAAAGAGAAGATTCTTGTTGTACTTGTCGGTGTCAGTGTTTTTTTGCTTGTGATAGTTGTTGTTGCTGTGTTATGGCTTTATCCTGCAAAAGACGATTCTTCTGTAAGTGTTGTTTCTGCGGGTGCTAAGGCAGAGGATAGTAGGGCTAGTGTTGACTTGTTTTCTACTATAAAGAAGGGTGAGGAACTGCCTGGGCTTTTGGAAGGAGAAGAGCCTGTTGGTGATGGTTTTATTGCTGTGGATACTATATACGGTGAGACAGCTGATAATAAGACCGGCATTTCTTCCGATGTTAAGGTTTCTGCGGATTCTGCTTCTTCTTCCGAAAGGGAAAAGCCAAGCAACAATGTGGATGGTAATAAGGCTGTTGCGTCCAAGCCATCTCCTACTCCCCGTCCTACGGTAAAGGCTGCAGTAAAGCCTGCTCCTACCGTTGCTCCGGCAACTGTATCCAAGGAATATTGGATACAGATCGCATCTTTCACTTCTCGCTCCAAAGCTGAGACTGTTGTGGAAGAGTTGCGGGCAAAGGGTATAGTTTGCAGGATTCTTACTAAAACCGTGGATAATACGGTTTATTATAGAGTAAGACTGGGGCCTTACAGCAATAAGAGTGAGGCAGAAAAGTTTCTTGCTGTTGTTCATAATATAAAGGGATATGAAAAGAGTTATGTTTCTCTTGTTTACAAGAAATCATAG
- the epsC gene encoding serine O-acetyltransferase EpsC: protein MGTRLEKIINKLRESYKNQRGINYKDDCNLPSRSSVIRILQDIENLIFPGFRLESEIEHRSLRFSIQEHSARLLKNLITETAKSLAFKERLENQSDNICTSPAEHMEKAEELAYAFLEALPEIRQLILEDVAATQEGDPAAKSQEEVILSYPGVEALAVHRVANYLWNRQIPLIPRMMSEYIHGKTGIDIHPGATIGKRLCIDHGTGVVIGETTIIGDNVKIYQGVTLGALSVKKTEADTKRHPTIEDNVTIYAGATILGGTTVIGHDSIIGGNVWLTSSVPPHSKIYNQPSKYIIKPGKEDPHDFQI from the coding sequence ATGGGAACCAGACTGGAAAAAATAATAAATAAACTGAGAGAAAGCTATAAAAATCAGAGAGGTATAAACTACAAAGATGACTGTAATCTTCCATCTAGAAGTAGTGTCATAAGGATTTTACAGGATATAGAAAATCTCATTTTTCCCGGGTTTCGACTGGAGTCAGAAATAGAACACAGAAGTCTGCGTTTTTCCATACAGGAACACTCAGCAAGGCTATTAAAAAACCTCATAACAGAAACAGCAAAAAGCCTCGCCTTTAAAGAAAGACTTGAAAACCAATCGGATAATATATGTACAAGTCCTGCAGAACACATGGAGAAAGCAGAAGAACTGGCATACGCTTTTCTGGAAGCTCTGCCAGAAATAAGACAGCTCATACTAGAAGATGTCGCTGCAACACAGGAAGGAGACCCAGCCGCCAAGTCACAAGAAGAAGTAATCCTGTCGTATCCGGGAGTAGAAGCCCTTGCGGTTCATAGAGTAGCCAACTATCTATGGAACAGACAAATCCCGCTCATTCCCAGGATGATGTCAGAATACATACACGGAAAAACCGGTATAGACATACATCCAGGAGCCACAATAGGAAAAAGGCTCTGCATAGACCACGGGACAGGCGTAGTAATAGGAGAAACAACAATAATAGGAGATAACGTAAAGATTTACCAGGGTGTAACACTTGGTGCACTCAGCGTAAAAAAAACAGAAGCAGACACCAAGAGACACCCTACAATAGAAGACAACGTAACAATATATGCAGGAGCAACCATACTAGGAGGAACCACAGTAATAGGCCATGACTCGATAATAGGAGGAAACGTCTGGCTTACAAGCTCCGTTCCGCCTCACAGTAAGATATACAACCAGCCATCAAAATATATCATAAAACCGGGAAAAGAAGATCCACACGATTTTCAAATATAA
- a CDS encoding patatin-like phospholipase family protein: MRWALVLSGGGAKGFAHIGVLKALEELGMRPNLIVGTSMGAIVGGLYCSGMSVNELEEFARNFDIDAYLEGFAYHVPDTIPFINIVRAGEAIKNLMTSTGMDGGRKLYELFKKLTHDAKIEELKPSFCCNALDLVSGEQRIFDSGSLADAMRASMSFPGIFSPWEIDGGLFVDGGIVDNMPVWAARKKGHTHVIGVNVSPHEGIDREHIKKGLDVIMRSLVLVSTRIPRHIFNVADLEIVASDATSQFDFGNPDKLIKLGYEKTMEKKKEIRMLVRPGLGRLLSGPNTITRYIRKKLWEPDWKK; encoded by the coding sequence ATGAGATGGGCTCTTGTTTTATCCGGCGGTGGCGCAAAGGGGTTTGCACATATTGGCGTGCTTAAGGCTCTAGAAGAACTTGGTATGCGTCCCAACTTGATTGTGGGAACATCTATGGGAGCTATTGTAGGGGGGTTGTATTGCAGCGGCATGAGTGTAAATGAGCTTGAGGAGTTTGCACGGAACTTTGATATAGATGCTTATCTGGAGGGTTTTGCATACCATGTGCCGGACACTATACCCTTTATCAATATTGTGCGTGCCGGTGAAGCAATCAAGAATCTTATGACTTCCACTGGTATGGATGGTGGCAGAAAGCTCTATGAGCTTTTTAAAAAGCTTACGCATGATGCAAAAATTGAGGAGCTTAAGCCTTCTTTCTGCTGTAATGCTCTGGACCTTGTTTCAGGTGAGCAGAGAATTTTTGACTCCGGCTCTCTTGCGGATGCAATGAGGGCAAGTATGTCTTTCCCGGGAATTTTTTCTCCATGGGAGATAGATGGCGGGCTTTTTGTGGATGGAGGTATTGTGGATAATATGCCTGTCTGGGCTGCCCGTAAAAAGGGGCACACACATGTCATCGGTGTAAATGTTTCTCCTCACGAAGGAATAGACAGAGAACATATAAAAAAGGGGCTTGATGTCATAATGCGCTCCCTGGTACTTGTAAGTACGCGCATACCTAGACATATTTTTAATGTCGCGGATCTTGAGATCGTTGCTTCTGATGCGACTTCTCAATTTGACTTTGGTAATCCCGATAAGCTTATAAAGCTTGGTTACGAGAAAACAATGGAGAAGAAAAAGGAAATCAGGATGCTTGTAAGACCAGGGTTGGGTAGACTCCTAAGCGGACCTAATACCATCACAAGATATATAAGGAAGAAACTATGGGAACCAGACTGGAAAAAATAA
- a CDS encoding FTR1 family protein: MLASFIVMFREVLEIALLSGILITYLDRKGAGQYKNLVWSAIAMGIALSILLAMGFDVLAGGFTGKSEQIYEGILMIAGAILVTSLILWMIREGNYAKKLTSQIERAIDKKAVMGIFSITLIAVLREGIEIVFFMYGVAAKAQGGMIIGAVLGTILAIAAGIIINIAGKRIGLYGFFMVTNIILILFAAGMLSYGVHELQEAGIIPTVIEHVYDINPPVVTEGVYPLLHEKGALGSIAKSLFGYNGNPSLIESLTYVIYLISVGFYWKRSTHEKNDNKKVTAN, encoded by the coding sequence ATGTTAGCTTCTTTTATTGTCATGTTTAGAGAGGTTCTGGAAATTGCTCTTCTTTCTGGTATCCTAATCACATATCTGGATAGAAAGGGTGCAGGGCAGTATAAAAATCTAGTCTGGTCTGCAATAGCAATGGGAATAGCACTGAGCATACTGCTTGCCATGGGGTTTGATGTTCTTGCGGGTGGTTTTACAGGTAAATCAGAGCAGATTTATGAGGGCATTTTAATGATAGCAGGTGCTATACTCGTAACAAGTCTGATTCTCTGGATGATCAGGGAAGGGAATTATGCAAAAAAACTTACATCGCAGATAGAGAGGGCAATTGATAAAAAGGCTGTTATGGGGATATTTTCTATAACCCTTATTGCTGTACTTAGGGAGGGCATAGAAATTGTTTTCTTTATGTACGGTGTTGCAGCAAAAGCCCAAGGTGGTATGATTATCGGAGCTGTTTTGGGTACGATTCTTGCAATAGCAGCAGGAATAATTATAAATATAGCTGGTAAAAGAATCGGTCTTTACGGCTTTTTTATGGTAACCAACATTATACTAATTCTTTTTGCAGCAGGTATGCTGTCTTACGGCGTTCATGAGTTACAGGAAGCTGGAATTATTCCTACGGTAATAGAGCATGTGTATGATATCAATCCTCCTGTAGTTACAGAGGGGGTATATCCGTTATTGCATGAGAAAGGGGCTTTGGGAAGCATTGCAAAAAGTCTCTTTGGTTATAATGGTAATCCGTCCTTAATAGAAAGTCTGACATATGTAATCTATCTTATTTCCGTAGGATTTTACTGGAAGAGAAGTACCCACGAAAAAAATGATAATAAGAAGGTGACTGCAAACTAG
- the thiS gene encoding sulfur carrier protein ThiS produces MTVKINGKDESFSVAHMTVEELLEAHNVKMPDTVTVELNGTIIRRNLYSETSVQDGDSVEFLYFMGGG; encoded by the coding sequence ATGACAGTAAAAATAAATGGCAAGGATGAGTCTTTCTCCGTGGCACATATGACAGTGGAGGAGCTTCTTGAGGCTCATAATGTCAAAATGCCTGACACGGTTACAGTAGAACTCAATGGTACAATCATAAGACGTAATCTTTATTCTGAGACCAGTGTACAGGATGGTGATTCTGTTGAGTTTTTGTACTTTATGGGAGGCGGTTGA
- a CDS encoding PLP-dependent transferase, which produces MRFLTRAVRSLRDADPAWGASVPPVYFSAGFEKEDPEELARLFAGKDAGFIYSRIGNPTVSAFERAFSSFVSARGAVAVSSGMAAITALVFALSSSGSKVALSRGLFSGTIALFRGVLRRAGIVPVFFDPLDFPSVEKALSEGVDFVFLEVISNPGMGVPHMDSIAVLSHEKGVPLVADCTLTPPGVFSPQKHGVDIAVHSLTKYISGNGTVVGGLIVDTGLFDWTKYKSEPIVSAASKAGEFALLYVLRKDVVQNMGFSISPMHAFLHYLGMETLPLRIKQHCHNALALAEFLAERDEIVSVRYPGLKSDPSYSHACNTLDGLFGGLFTFELKSKEECYAFVGALKLARNIVNIGDSSTLIIHPASTIYADASEEEKRGAGITEGLLRVSVGIEDSEDLIEDFENAFIKIYG; this is translated from the coding sequence ATGCGCTTTTTGACCAGAGCTGTGAGGAGTCTTAGAGATGCAGATCCTGCATGGGGAGCTAGTGTTCCACCTGTATATTTTTCTGCTGGTTTTGAAAAAGAAGATCCGGAAGAACTTGCAAGACTTTTTGCTGGAAAAGATGCAGGGTTTATCTATTCTCGAATTGGCAACCCTACAGTTTCTGCCTTTGAGAGAGCATTTTCTTCTTTTGTTTCTGCACGAGGTGCTGTGGCCGTATCCTCTGGAATGGCAGCCATAACAGCTCTGGTCTTTGCCCTTTCTTCTTCTGGAAGTAAAGTTGCTCTATCGCGTGGCCTTTTTAGTGGTACCATTGCTCTTTTTAGGGGTGTACTTAGAAGAGCAGGAATTGTACCGGTGTTCTTTGATCCCCTTGATTTTCCTTCTGTAGAAAAAGCATTGTCAGAGGGTGTGGACTTTGTTTTTCTTGAGGTTATAAGTAACCCTGGCATGGGGGTTCCCCATATGGATTCTATAGCTGTTCTTTCTCATGAGAAGGGCGTGCCTCTTGTTGCAGACTGTACTCTTACTCCTCCTGGAGTATTTTCTCCGCAAAAGCATGGAGTTGATATAGCAGTGCATTCTCTTACCAAGTATATAAGTGGTAATGGAACCGTTGTTGGAGGTCTTATAGTTGATACAGGGCTTTTTGATTGGACTAAGTATAAGTCTGAGCCAATTGTCTCTGCTGCCTCTAAAGCTGGGGAGTTTGCATTGCTGTATGTTTTGAGAAAAGATGTTGTACAGAATATGGGTTTTTCTATTTCTCCCATGCATGCGTTTTTGCATTATTTGGGAATGGAAACTCTGCCTCTCAGAATCAAGCAGCACTGCCATAATGCCCTGGCATTGGCCGAGTTTCTTGCCGAGCGTGATGAGATAGTTTCTGTAAGATATCCTGGGCTTAAAAGTGATCCATCGTATTCTCATGCTTGCAACACTCTGGATGGCCTTTTTGGCGGACTTTTTACTTTTGAGCTTAAAAGCAAAGAAGAGTGTTATGCCTTTGTTGGGGCTCTTAAGCTAGCTAGAAATATTGTCAATATTGGGGATTCTTCGACACTTATTATTCATCCTGCTTCTACAATATATGCAGATGCCTCTGAGGAGGAAAAGCGTGGAGCAGGAATTACCGAGGGGCTATTAAGAGTTTCCGTAGGTATTGAAGACTCAGAGGATTTAATAGAAGATTTTGAAAATGCATTTATAAAAATTTATGGATAA
- a CDS encoding HesA/MoeB/ThiF family protein gives MSLREDQIYRYSRHILLPEVGGDGQKKILNARVLVIGTGGLGSPVAYYLAAAGVGTIGIADGDNVDLSNLQRQILHFTEDLGKPKVESAKKKLMALNPDVNIDVLNYRITEDNIRSIIKDYDFIIDATDNFPAKFLINDACVLEKKPFSHAGVLRFDGQTFTHIPGHMCYRCIFRELPPAGAVPTCSEAGVLGAVVGVLGTIQATEAIKYILGVGELLKDRLLVFDALAMRFREVSLSRQKDCPVCGDNPVITEIKEYEQPVCDIRERR, from the coding sequence ATGAGTTTACGAGAAGATCAGATATACAGATACAGTAGGCATATCCTTCTTCCGGAGGTAGGGGGGGATGGACAAAAAAAAATACTCAATGCCAGAGTTCTTGTTATAGGTACTGGTGGGTTGGGTTCTCCTGTTGCTTATTATCTTGCTGCTGCCGGAGTAGGAACAATAGGAATAGCAGATGGAGATAATGTTGATTTATCCAATCTGCAGCGGCAAATACTGCATTTTACAGAAGATCTGGGGAAACCCAAGGTAGAATCAGCAAAGAAAAAACTTATGGCGCTCAACCCCGATGTCAACATAGATGTGCTTAATTACAGAATAACAGAGGATAACATCCGGTCGATTATAAAGGATTATGACTTTATAATCGATGCTACCGATAATTTCCCTGCAAAATTTCTCATCAATGATGCTTGTGTTCTTGAGAAAAAACCCTTTTCTCATGCTGGTGTTTTGAGATTTGATGGTCAGACCTTTACACATATCCCTGGTCACATGTGTTATCGCTGTATTTTTAGAGAACTCCCACCGGCAGGAGCAGTCCCAACATGCTCGGAGGCCGGGGTTTTGGGTGCTGTGGTAGGTGTGTTGGGAACAATACAAGCTACTGAAGCAATAAAATATATCTTGGGGGTAGGAGAGCTTCTCAAGGACAGGTTGCTTGTATTTGATGCACTTGCAATGCGTTTCAGAGAAGTTTCTCTATCAAGGCAAAAAGATTGTCCTGTGTGTGGGGATAATCCGGTAATTACAGAAATAAAAGAATACGAGCAGCCTGTGTGTGACATTAGAGAAAGGAGATAG
- a CDS encoding DsrE/DsrF/DrsH-like family protein: MSDNKKLSLIVFNGNFDNAVAAFTLASGAAASGYDVKMFFTFWGLNVIKKKRGRAFIGRGILARIFGFLQGGRKNLPLSRLNFLGVSPKLMTSMMKKRNVATLEELLQASIELGVEFYACEMSMHILGLKKEDFILQVKKVLGVPGFLDLSDGGEVLFI, from the coding sequence ATGAGTGATAATAAAAAGCTTTCGTTGATTGTTTTTAACGGCAATTTTGACAATGCTGTTGCAGCTTTCACACTGGCATCGGGTGCTGCAGCCTCCGGTTATGATGTAAAGATGTTTTTTACATTCTGGGGGCTTAATGTAATCAAGAAAAAAAGAGGAAGAGCTTTTATAGGACGGGGAATCCTTGCCAGGATATTTGGATTTTTACAAGGAGGCAGAAAAAATCTTCCTCTCAGTAGGCTCAATTTTCTGGGAGTAAGTCCAAAACTGATGACGAGCATGATGAAGAAAAGAAATGTTGCAACCTTAGAAGAGCTTTTACAAGCTTCCATAGAGCTAGGGGTCGAATTTTATGCCTGTGAGATGTCCATGCATATTCTTGGGCTTAAAAAAGAAGATTTTATATTACAGGTTAAAAAAGTACTGGGTGTTCCCGGCTTTTTGGACTTATCTGATGGAGGGGAGGTCCTGTTTATATGA
- a CDS encoding sulfurtransferase TusA family protein, with product MRKIDITREHCPMTFVKAKLELEKLSHGEELEILLTDGEPLDNVPRNAEQQGYIVVSKEQIEGSVYKVVIKRP from the coding sequence ATGAGAAAAATAGACATAACAAGGGAGCATTGTCCTATGACATTTGTAAAGGCAAAACTTGAGTTGGAAAAGCTGTCTCATGGAGAAGAGCTTGAGATACTTCTTACGGACGGAGAGCCTCTGGATAATGTTCCAAGAAATGCAGAGCAACAGGGATATATAGTCGTCAGCAAAGAGCAGATAGAAGGCAGTGTTTATAAAGTGGTCATAAAGAGACCGTAA